The nucleotide sequence AAGATGGGGTGGGGTTTGTCTTTGATGACAAACACAATGTCTGCAGGCACGTTGTTAGGCATCTGGTCGCCTTCTTTGGGGAAGGTGATTTTGGTGCCCGCCTTCCAGCCCGGCTTGACGTCGATCTGCAAGATCTTGTCCTCCATGCGCGTGGAGCGGCCGTCCGGGTTCAGCACTTTGCGGGTGATCTTCAGCTTCTTGGTCGTGCCGTTCAGCACATCTTCCAGAGACACCTGCAATTCCTTGACCACAGCGGGGTCCTGGTGCTTTCGTCGTGCGGGACGGTTGCCACCGAAGCTACTGGTAGAAGGCCCGCGACCACCAAAACCACCCATGCCTCCCATGCCACCGAAGGGGTCGTCATCAACATCCATACGGTCGTCTCCACCCTGGTTTCCTCCAAAGTACATGCGTTGTCCGCCGCCGCCACCACCTCCCATGCCGAAGAAGTTGCCAAAGGGATTTTCATCACCGAAGAACATGCGGAATGTTTCGTGGGGGTCACCCTGGAATGTGTATTGGTACGAACCCCCACCTGGCTGGCCACCGCTGAAGCCGCTTGGACCACCGCCGCCACCACCACCGCTAGGCGCTCCGCCCTTCAGCCCTTCTTCACCAAACTTGTCAAAGATCTCCTTTTTCTTGGGATCACTCAACACATCGTAGGCTTCTGCTATCTCCTTGAACTTGTCTTCGGCGCCTGGCGATTTGTTTTTATCAGGGTGATATTTCAGTGCCATTTTGCGGTAGGCTTTCTTGATCTCATCGTCACTCGCACCCTTGGCCGTACCAAGGATTTTGTAATAGTCTTTACCCATGCTGAATATTGTCTTTGTAGACGCAAAATCACGAAAGTGTCACTCACTCGTTGATTCGTTTTCGCACGATTCGTTGATAAAATGTACAACTGAACGCTTTGCTCTCCAAGAATTCGTTTCTCAAACTGCGCGAAAGTTGTCTCCGTGACGAATTATAACCTACCGGATGTGACACTCGATCTCACCTTCATATTCCCGAATGTTCTAGAATAGGGAAATCTCGCAAAACGGACCAATCACAGCCCACGAATCGGTCGAGCCCTGCTTTTCAACCAATGAGCGGCCAGTGCGAAAAGTAAACACGTCGTGCTTTTTAGCAGACGATGCGTTTGCGAGAATGTTCTCGGTTGAGGTCGGATGTACTTTAGCTCTCGCCAGCCTTGCGCACCACAGGTGTTCTATATTTTTCTCTGTACCTGAACTTGAGACCCAAAGTGGCAACACAGTTACATAAAGCCTATGTTGAATGTTGCACCCGCTGTTTACCCGTCGATCGTATTGTGTGGGGCTGCCGCGTTGCACACAACACATTAGCAATGGCTTTCCAGGGTTTTCTATCGGATCACACAACGGGAAAAACCGGCGTTCAGCACATGTTCTCGTGGATTTGTGTTCTCCGCCGATACCAAAGTAAGGAGAGCTGCCACATACACTGTGATCGACGTACTGATTTCTCTTAGATACTGTACGACACTGTTGGTGTAGCCTaattatttttttgtaaaaagagagagagaaaaacacacacacacacacacacacacacacacacacacacacacacacacaaacatgacgAACCCGGGGTTTTAACCAACATAATTATCAGAGGTCATCCATACAAACTTGCAAAGAAGAGTGTTCGCACAATTTAATGTCGATATGTACCTTTTTTCTGTACAAACCATAGTTGTGAATAGTTGGTTGCTTTTGATAGGTAGGCTAACCTGGGATTTTACCTGGGATAAGGTCATCTCTCAATTTAGACACATACTAAACATCAACAGCCTGTCTGCTTCCTGGGCAAAGGAGGATTCAAAAATATGGCATGAATGAATCAATTTCTGAAAAAGCCACAGCCTAGaataaatagtagtagtagtagtagtatgtaGGGACGGCTATATTTGTTAGCCGAAGGCCGCGAGGCCTTATTGGTGCCCCTTCTTTGTCAGATACTTTGCATGCCTAAATCCCTATTCTTtcaatgctttcaatcaaagtcGTAAAAAAGGTTAAGAAATTTTGGAGAATTGTCCAAGAAGTTTTTGAAGGCGTCTACTGTGGGTGCGAATTTTATGTTAGCGGGTAGTGCATTCCAATTGTTAGCAACTCTATGAGAAAACGAAAACTTGCGCTTGTTAGTCTTACAGTGTTGAACAAAGATTTTTCCCTGGCTGTTTCTggtgttgtctgtctgcttgaatGTGAATATTTTGTGCATGTCAATATCATCCACCCCATTTATAATTCTATATGTTTGTATTAGGTCACCCCTTGTCCTCCTTCCCTTCAGAGAGTGGAGGTCTAAGTATTTGAGTCTGTCCGCGTAAGACTTATCACGGCACTCCTTTAGAATTTTAGTTGCTCGACGCTGCACCCTCTCAATTGTCTGAGACTGTCTCTTGAGGAATGGGCTCCACACCACATTTGCATATTCCACCAGTGGTCTCACAAAGGCTTTGTATAGCTTTAAGAAGGTGTCCTTGTCAAGAAATGAGAACGTTCGTTTGATAATGCCAATCCTCTGATTAGCTTTTGACACAACTCCTCGAATATGCGGTCGAATGACAAATTGCTGTCGAAAACAACACCGATGTCCTTTTCCTCATcacattcatttattttttcaatagCATCATTGACAGTCATCACGTAGTCATATTTGGGGTTCTTTTTACCACAAAGCAGAACATTGCACtttgaa is from Littorina saxatilis isolate snail1 linkage group LG5, US_GU_Lsax_2.0, whole genome shotgun sequence and encodes:
- the LOC138966129 gene encoding dnaJ homolog subfamily B member 1-like; the protein is MGKDYYKILGTAKGASDDEIKKAYRKMALKYHPDKNKSPGAEDKFKEIAEAYDVLSDPKKKEIFDKFGEEGLKGGAPSGGGGGGGPSGFSGGQPGGGSYQYTFQGDPHETFRMFFGDENPFGNFFGMGGGGGGGQRMYFGGNQGGDDRMDVDDDPFGGMGGMGGFGGRGPSTSSFGGNRPARRKHQDPAVVKELQVSLEDVLNGTTKKLKITRKVLNPDGRSTRMEDKILQIDVKPGWKAGTKITFPKEGDQMPNNVPADIVFVIKDKPHPIFTRDGQDVRYKAKISLRDALCGSTIQVPTLSGRKIPLNLTEVVKPGSTRRIQGEGLPYAKQPSKRGDLIIEFDIKFPDKIPAGAKDILKDCIPTS